A single window of Colletes latitarsis isolate SP2378_abdomen chromosome 11, iyColLati1, whole genome shotgun sequence DNA harbors:
- the Vglut gene encoding vesicular glutamate transporter, producing the protein MSGFAAAGLVAFDSIKSKATEKLAGFRRSNAGYEEFEMPREGSKDNQGFDGERAYSRQGSFESLPEHERPPLRHIDTYCKPECPCLSKRYTMATLACMGLIISFGMRCNMGMAKIVMKNSTEDDNHTLMFNWTVGTESALDSSFFWGYLVTQVPGGFLASLYPANRIFGAAIAISSVLNLLVPGALKLDPIADMCVQVLKGLVEGVTYPACHGIWKYWAPPLERSRLATLAFCGSYAAVVIGMPLSGYLSHCFGWTASFYFYGICGLIWYCFWLWLAFEKPSKHPCISTRELRYIEDSLGHKQAQLPVPTFATTPWRKFLTSMPVHAIIVANFCRSWNFYLLVLYQARFMHESFGMPLVETGVIGSLPHLLMTTIVPCGGLLADYLRKRGILSTTNVRKLFNCGGFGMEALFFLVVANATMHRNGTAATVALAIGVACSGFAISGFNVNHLDIAPRYASILMGMSNGIGTIAGLLVPFFVDNITEKKDIQSWKNVFIIAACVHIFGVTFYGIFCSGELQPWADPSAEEEKSWNAMDEFGQTKPPVPPPPMTMQSKFIKQPSMGGGANDDWDNYEQLPADSTYAQQDKPAISYGSTETNSNPFHSTNPFATDVHASLVQPPVTDDYTHDVTQNQQWN; encoded by the exons ATGTCCGGATTCGCGGCGGCGGGCCTCGTGGCCTTCGACTCCATCAAGTCCAAAGCGACGGAAAAACTTGCTGG ATTCAGAAGAAGCAATGCTGGCTACGAGGAATTCGAGATGCCCCGCGAGGGTAGCAAAGACAATCAGGGGTTCGATGGCGAGAGGGCGTATAGTAGACAAGGCTCGTTTGAATCACTCCCGGAACATGAAAGACCCCCATTGCGTCACATCGATACATACTGCAAGCCAGAATGTCCCTGTTTATCGAAAAGATACACCATGGCAACGTTGGCCTGCATGG GATTGATAATTTCGTTCGGTATGAGGTGTAACATGGGCATGGCGAAGATAGTGATGAAGAACAGTACCGAAGACGACAACCACACTCTTATGTTCAATTGGACAGTCGGTACCGAGAGTGCCCTCGACTCGTCTTTCTTTTGGGGCTACCTGGTAACCCAAGTGCCAGGAGGATTTCTAGCATCCCTGTATCCCGCGAACAGAATATTCGGCGCCGCGATCGCCATATCCTCGGTCTTGAACTTATTGGTACCCGGGGCACTGAAGTTAGACCCGATCGCCGACATGTGCGTGCAAGTGTTGAAAGGATTGGTGGAG GGCGTCACGTATCCAGCGTGCCACGGTATTTGGAAATACTGGGCGCCCCCGTTGGAAAGATCGCGTTTGGCGACGTTGGCTTTTTGCGGTTCTTACGCCGCGGTAGTCATAGGAATGCCGCTTTCCGGCTATTTGAGTCATTGCTTCGGATGGACGGCGTCATTTTATTTCTACG GCATATGCGGGTTAATCTGGTACTGTTTCTGGCTATGGCTAGCCTTCGAGAAGCCGTCCAAACACCCTTGCATCTCGACGCGCGAGCTTCGCTACATCGAAGATTCTCTCGGCCATAAACAAGCACAATTGCCTGTGCCAACGTTTGCCACGACGCCATGGCGGAAGTTCTTGACGTCTATGCCGGTGCACGCCATCATCGTCGCTAACTTCTGCAGATCTTGGAACTTCTATCTGCTAGTGCTGTATCAGGCGCGATTTATGCACGAGTCCTTTGGTATGCCTCTGGTCGAA ACCGGTGTTATTGGCTCGCTCCCGCACTTGCTGATGACGACGATCGTGCCTTGCGGAGGATTGCTCGCCGATTACCTCCGTAAACGTGGAATATTATCAACAACCAACGTTAGGAAACTCTTCAATTGCGGTGGTTTCGGGATGGAGGCGCTCTTCTTCTTGGTGGTGGCGAACGCAACGATGCACAGAAATGGTACAGCGGCTACCGTTGCCCTTGCGATTGGCGTGGCTTGCAGTGGATTCGCCATTTCGGGTTTCAACGTCAACCATTTGGATATCGCGCCCAGATACGCCAGTATTTTGATGGGAATGTCGAATGGAATTGGTACAATAGCGGGGCTCCTGGTACCATTCTTCGTGGATAACATCACAGAAAAGAAG GATATTCAGAGTTGGAAAAACGTCTTCATCATAGCTGCGTGCGTGCATATTTTCGGTGTAACATTCTACGGAATCTTTTGTTCCGGGGAACTGCAACCGTGGGCTGATCCCTCCGCGGAAGAGGAAAAGAGTTGGAACGCTATGGACGAATTTGGGCAAACGAAACCACCGGTCCCGCCACCGCCAATGACTATGCAGTCCAAATTTATC AAACAACCATCCATGGGCGGAGGTGCAAACGACGATTGGGACAATTACGAGCAACTACCCGCGGACAGTACATACGCCCAACAGGACAAACCCGCAATAAGCTACGGATCGACGGAAACGAATAGCAACCCTTTCCATTCGACGAATCCTTTCGCCACCGATGTACACGCATCTCTGGTACAACCGCCAGTGACGGACGATTACACGCACGACGTGACGCAGAATCAACAGTGGAACTAA